In Roseisolibacter agri, the following proteins share a genomic window:
- a CDS encoding M1 family metallopeptidase has protein sequence MSDLRLRAALAVAGLLAVAPATSLGAQQWLDSTAKAERTNRSVFRALEELPPANQARSASGAPGPRYWQQRVDYVIRATLDTVQQAITGSERVTYHNNSPDTLRFLWFQLDQNIDDPQSRANLSTPAFGTRLSPAAQRALAAEPFQGGYTLSRVQTVSAAGVKRDAKRVLNNTVLRVDLPTPLAPGKTAVVEMDWRFLVPEGGQNGRGAKEKVKDGWLYEIAQWFPRASVYDDVNGWQTDQFLGQGEFYLNFGNYDVSLTVPRDHIVNATGTLRNPEAVMTATQRARLAKALTDTVPTFIVAPNEVMTAASRPAGTGPLTWRFTAENVRDFAWVSSKTYVWDAAGFRYARGGATNGRVVEIHSLYPRDAMPLWDKVSTRATIQTMKTYGRMAFEYPYPKAVNVHGPVFGMEYPMIAFCGARPSPDGTYSDATEKALISVTIHEVGHNWFPMVVASDERKWTWMDEGINSFLQYYAEQDWQRGYPSRRGPAKNIVGYMKDTAQVPIMTESNDIQANFGNNGYSKPAAGLVMLREKVLGDSLFDAAFQEYAQRWMFKHPQPGDFFRSLDDGAGENLSYFWRGWFYSTHANDQAVADVQSQAADSLVGTTARGKRYVRVTLENRAGLVLPVEMDVTFADGSVKRVKLPVDVWRRNEKRFVYGFFADQEVTGVVVDPDEGFADVDRSNNTWGKPATRKPIS, from the coding sequence ATGTCCGATCTCCGTCTCCGCGCGGCGCTCGCCGTCGCCGGCCTGCTCGCCGTCGCGCCTGCCACATCCCTCGGCGCGCAGCAGTGGCTGGACTCGACCGCCAAGGCCGAGCGCACCAACCGCTCGGTCTTCCGCGCGCTCGAGGAGCTTCCCCCGGCCAACCAGGCCCGCTCGGCCTCGGGCGCGCCCGGGCCGCGCTACTGGCAGCAGCGCGTGGACTACGTGATCCGCGCGACGCTCGACACCGTGCAGCAGGCCATCACGGGCAGCGAGCGCGTCACGTACCACAACAACTCGCCCGACACGCTGCGCTTCCTCTGGTTCCAGCTGGACCAGAACATCGACGACCCGCAGAGCCGCGCGAACCTGTCGACGCCCGCGTTCGGCACGCGACTCAGCCCGGCCGCCCAGCGCGCCCTCGCGGCGGAGCCGTTCCAGGGCGGCTACACGCTGTCGCGCGTGCAGACCGTGAGCGCCGCGGGCGTGAAGCGCGACGCGAAGCGCGTCCTCAACAACACCGTGCTGCGCGTCGACCTGCCGACACCGCTCGCGCCGGGGAAGACCGCCGTCGTCGAGATGGACTGGCGCTTCCTCGTCCCCGAGGGCGGCCAGAACGGCCGCGGCGCCAAGGAGAAGGTGAAGGACGGCTGGCTCTACGAGATCGCGCAGTGGTTCCCGCGCGCGTCGGTGTACGACGACGTCAACGGGTGGCAGACGGACCAGTTCCTCGGGCAGGGCGAGTTCTACCTGAACTTCGGGAACTACGACGTCAGCCTCACCGTGCCGCGCGACCACATCGTCAACGCGACGGGCACGCTGCGCAATCCCGAGGCGGTGATGACGGCGACGCAGCGCGCGCGCCTCGCGAAGGCGCTCACCGACACGGTGCCGACCTTCATCGTCGCGCCCAACGAGGTGATGACGGCCGCCTCGCGCCCCGCGGGCACGGGCCCGCTGACGTGGCGCTTCACCGCGGAGAACGTGCGCGACTTCGCGTGGGTCTCCAGCAAGACGTACGTCTGGGACGCGGCGGGCTTCCGCTACGCCAGGGGCGGCGCCACGAACGGGCGCGTGGTCGAGATCCACTCGCTCTACCCGCGCGACGCGATGCCGCTGTGGGACAAGGTGAGCACGCGCGCGACCATCCAGACGATGAAGACGTACGGCCGGATGGCGTTCGAGTACCCGTACCCGAAGGCCGTCAACGTGCACGGCCCGGTGTTCGGCATGGAGTACCCGATGATCGCGTTCTGCGGCGCCCGCCCGAGCCCGGACGGCACCTACAGCGACGCGACGGAGAAGGCGCTCATCTCGGTCACGATCCACGAGGTCGGGCACAACTGGTTCCCGATGGTCGTCGCCAGCGACGAGCGCAAGTGGACCTGGATGGACGAGGGCATCAACTCGTTCCTGCAGTACTACGCGGAGCAGGACTGGCAGCGCGGCTACCCGAGCCGCCGCGGCCCCGCGAAGAACATCGTCGGCTACATGAAGGACACCGCGCAGGTGCCCATCATGACCGAGTCGAACGACATCCAGGCGAACTTCGGCAACAACGGCTACTCCAAGCCCGCCGCCGGCCTCGTGATGCTGCGCGAGAAGGTCCTCGGCGACTCGCTGTTCGACGCCGCGTTCCAGGAGTACGCGCAGCGCTGGATGTTCAAGCACCCGCAGCCGGGCGACTTCTTCCGCTCGCTCGACGACGGCGCCGGCGAGAACCTGAGCTACTTCTGGCGCGGCTGGTTCTACAGCACGCACGCCAACGACCAGGCGGTCGCCGACGTGCAGTCGCAGGCGGCGGACTCGCTCGTCGGCACGACGGCGCGCGGCAAGCGCTACGTGCGCGTGACGCTCGAGAACCGCGCGGGCCTCGTGCTCCCGGTCGAGATGGACGTCACGTTCGCGGACGGCTCGGTGAAGCGCGTGAAGCTCCCGGTCGACGTCTGGCGCCGCAACGAGAAGCGCTTCGTCTACGGCTTCTTCGCCGACCAGGAGGTGACGGGCGTGGTGGTCGACCCGGACGAGGGCTTCGCGGACGTGGACCGGTCGAACAACACGTGGGGGAAGCCGGCGACGCGGAAGCCGATCAGCTGA
- a CDS encoding HupE/UreJ family protein has product MGSEFLAYLRLGVAHIADLAGYDHILFVAALTGGYTLGAWRRLLVLVTAFTVGHSVTLALATLRLVTVDAPLIEVLIPATILVTSLASIVLARRPDESRPWRRSGWRGADGGPRGGPLLYLLALGFGLIHGLGFSTYLRALLGAESSIAMPLLAFNLGLEAGQLLIVAVTLMIGAAASRLLGARRDWVLLLAGITGGLATLLLIQRVAALNG; this is encoded by the coding sequence ATGGGATCCGAGTTCCTCGCCTACCTCCGGCTGGGCGTCGCCCACATCGCCGACCTCGCCGGCTACGACCACATCCTCTTCGTGGCCGCGCTCACCGGCGGCTACACGCTGGGCGCGTGGCGCCGGCTCCTCGTGCTCGTGACGGCGTTCACCGTCGGGCACTCCGTCACGCTGGCGCTGGCGACGCTGCGCCTCGTGACCGTCGACGCCCCGCTGATCGAGGTGCTGATCCCGGCGACGATCCTCGTCACCAGCCTCGCCTCCATCGTCCTCGCCCGGCGCCCCGACGAGAGCCGCCCCTGGCGTCGCTCGGGCTGGCGCGGCGCCGACGGCGGCCCCCGCGGCGGCCCGCTCCTCTACCTGCTCGCCCTCGGCTTCGGCCTCATCCATGGACTGGGCTTCTCGACCTACCTGCGCGCGCTGCTCGGGGCCGAATCCTCCATCGCGATGCCGCTGCTGGCCTTCAACCTCGGGCTCGAGGCCGGCCAGCTCCTCATCGTCGCCGTCACCCTGATGATCGGCGCCGCCGCGTCGCGCCTCCTCGGCGCCCGCCGCGACTGGGTGCTCCTGCTCGCCGGCATCACCGGCGGCCTCGCGACGCTGCTGCTCATCCAGCGCGTCGCGGCACTGAACGGTTGA
- a CDS encoding AI-2E family transporter — translation MSDTTRPPRWRPLAILLGVVLAVTALKVGRPVLAPLAAGIFLAMLAHPLRVRLARVVPDWLALTLTGLALLAGVAAFLAALGWSVAAVAEELADRREALSAAAERARGWASARGIPVPAGSSASEGGGAPNGLAGAVTRALGLLGSALGELLLALAVAVLGLAEERELRRRIRRAVGGRGADETLAVVDESAAAFRRYVWVKTLTSAITGTASALLALAFGLPLAWVWGFLAFLLEYVPSVGSLLAVVPPTLMALAESAAGDGGGLGRAAGVLAAFAAMQIVLGNVVDPKLEGRLMRLSPLGVLLAIVFWGWLWGALGALLAVPLTVALAIASRHVPGWRGVATVLAGDGVDEERK, via the coding sequence ATGTCCGACACGACCCGACCGCCCCGGTGGCGGCCGCTCGCCATCCTGCTGGGGGTGGTCCTCGCCGTGACCGCGCTGAAGGTGGGGCGGCCGGTGCTGGCGCCGCTGGCGGCGGGGATCTTCCTCGCGATGCTCGCGCACCCGCTGCGCGTGCGGCTGGCGCGCGTGGTGCCCGACTGGCTGGCGCTGACGCTCACCGGGCTGGCGCTGCTGGCGGGAGTGGCGGCGTTCCTGGCGGCGCTCGGGTGGAGCGTGGCCGCGGTCGCGGAGGAGTTGGCGGACCGGCGCGAGGCGCTGTCGGCGGCGGCGGAGCGGGCGCGCGGGTGGGCGTCGGCGCGCGGGATCCCCGTCCCGGCCGGATCCTCCGCGTCGGAGGGCGGTGGGGCGCCGAACGGGCTGGCGGGGGCTGTGACGCGGGCGCTCGGGCTGCTGGGGAGCGCGCTGGGCGAGCTGCTGCTGGCGCTGGCCGTGGCCGTGCTGGGGCTGGCCGAGGAGCGGGAGCTGCGCCGGCGGATCCGGCGGGCGGTGGGGGGCCGCGGGGCGGACGAGACGCTGGCGGTCGTGGACGAGTCGGCGGCGGCGTTCCGGCGCTACGTGTGGGTGAAGACGCTCACGAGCGCGATCACGGGGACGGCGAGCGCGCTGCTGGCGCTCGCGTTCGGGCTGCCGCTGGCGTGGGTGTGGGGCTTCCTCGCCTTCCTGCTGGAGTACGTGCCGAGCGTGGGGTCGCTGCTGGCGGTGGTGCCGCCGACACTGATGGCGCTCGCCGAATCGGCGGCCGGCGACGGCGGCGGGCTCGGGCGCGCGGCCGGGGTGCTGGCGGCGTTCGCGGCCATGCAGATCGTGCTCGGGAACGTCGTCGACCCGAAGCTGGAGGGGCGGCTGATGCGCCTGTCGCCGCTGGGGGTGCTGCTGGCGATCGTGTTCTGGGGGTGGCTGTGGGGGGCGCTGGGCGCGCTGCTGGCGGTGCCGCTGACGGTGGCGCTGGCGATCGCGAGCCGGCACGTGCCGGGGTGGCGGGGGGTCGCGACCGTGCTGGCGGGCGACGGGGTGGACGAGGAGCGGAAGTGA
- a CDS encoding CsbD family protein yields the protein MSDITRKSGEQIELEGKAKELGGRVKDALGDLTGNPRHDVEGKLDKLEGKAQQKLGKAQQDVEDIDAARRRDRI from the coding sequence ATGAGCGATATCACCCGCAAGAGCGGCGAGCAGATCGAGCTCGAGGGCAAGGCGAAGGAGCTCGGCGGCCGCGTCAAGGACGCGCTCGGCGACCTCACGGGCAACCCCCGCCACGACGTCGAGGGCAAGCTCGACAAGCTCGAGGGCAAGGCGCAGCAGAAGCTCGGGAAGGCGCAGCAGGACGTCGAGGACATCGACGCCGCCCGCCGCCGCGACCGCATCTGA
- a CDS encoding glycerate kinase type-2 family protein produces the protein MRASAIQVHSAAVAGAMPAPLLQRLLARVGVDGLAPRPLAAYARVTVVGAGKAALAMAAAVEPVLAAAGVRAMRGEVVVPHGYATQLPEGVRAPVGIAVREAAHPLPDAAGEAAARAALATARACGEDELLLVLLSGGASALWAACVDGVPAADAREIVARLQRAGADIAALNTVRRQLSLLGGGRLAAATRADVATLVLSDVVGDDPTVIGSGPTVPDRTTAADAVRVLRAFGAWETASDAVRARLATPADAPTHARAADATRLHLLGGIGDALAAARVAATRLGYTTTVRGAALRGEARDAGRAVARAAIAAALQRGAPACLLWGGETTVTVRGAGRGGRNQELALAAAVALDDAVRAGVIDDDAPIMALSAGTDGIDGPTDAAGAWATPRTVRDAAARGIDARRALADNDAHGFFAAAGGGGLLRTGPTHTNVMDVQVALVGVSPDLPDRVT, from the coding sequence ATGCGCGCCAGCGCCATTCAGGTTCACTCCGCCGCCGTCGCCGGCGCGATGCCCGCACCGCTGCTCCAGCGACTGCTGGCGCGCGTGGGTGTGGATGGTCTCGCACCGCGCCCGCTGGCGGCGTACGCGCGGGTGACCGTCGTCGGCGCGGGAAAGGCGGCGTTGGCGATGGCGGCGGCGGTCGAGCCGGTGCTGGCGGCGGCCGGCGTGCGCGCGATGCGCGGCGAGGTCGTGGTGCCGCACGGCTATGCGACGCAGCTGCCGGAAGGGGTGCGCGCGCCCGTGGGCATCGCGGTGCGCGAGGCGGCGCATCCGCTCCCCGACGCGGCGGGCGAGGCGGCGGCGCGTGCGGCGCTGGCGACGGCGCGCGCGTGCGGGGAGGACGAGCTGCTGCTGGTGCTGCTGTCGGGCGGCGCGTCGGCGCTGTGGGCGGCGTGCGTGGACGGCGTGCCGGCGGCGGATGCGCGCGAGATCGTGGCGCGGTTGCAGCGCGCGGGCGCGGACATCGCCGCGCTCAACACCGTGCGACGGCAGCTCTCGCTGCTGGGCGGCGGGCGGCTGGCGGCGGCGACGCGCGCGGACGTCGCGACGCTCGTGCTCTCGGACGTCGTCGGCGACGACCCGACGGTGATCGGCAGCGGGCCGACGGTGCCCGATCGCACGACGGCGGCCGACGCGGTGCGCGTGCTGCGCGCGTTCGGCGCGTGGGAGACGGCCTCCGACGCGGTGCGGGCGCGGCTCGCGACGCCAGCCGACGCGCCCACGCACGCGCGCGCAGCGGACGCGACGCGGCTGCACCTCCTGGGCGGCATCGGCGACGCGCTGGCGGCCGCGCGCGTGGCGGCGACGCGCCTGGGCTACACGACGACCGTGCGCGGGGCCGCGCTGCGCGGCGAGGCGCGCGACGCGGGCCGGGCGGTCGCGCGCGCGGCGATCGCGGCCGCGCTGCAGCGCGGCGCACCGGCGTGCCTGCTGTGGGGCGGCGAGACGACGGTGACGGTGCGCGGCGCGGGCCGTGGGGGGCGCAACCAGGAGCTGGCGCTGGCCGCGGCGGTGGCGCTGGACGACGCGGTGCGCGCGGGCGTGATCGACGACGACGCGCCCATCATGGCATTGAGCGCAGGCACGGACGGCATCGACGGGCCCACCGACGCCGCAGGGGCGTGGGCGACGCCGCGCACGGTGCGCGACGCGGCGGCGCGCGGGATCGACGCGCGGCGCGCGCTGGCCGACAACGACGCGCACGGCTTCTTCGCGGCCGCGGGCGGGGGGGGGCTGCTGCGGACGGGCCCCACGCACACGAACGTGATGGACGTGCAGGTGGCGCTGGTGGGCGTGTCGCCCGACCTGCCCGACCGGGTCACCTGA
- a CDS encoding aldo/keto reductase, whose translation MDRRTFVAGTAATLAAHAAVPAVTPPPAVAMATRPIPRTGEELPVVGLGTWQTFDPPRRTAESLAPLEATLRALHAAGGRVLDSSPMYGASESIAGELAERAGLGDALFWATKVWTRGEADGVRQMEQSARLLRRRRIDLMQVHNLVDWRTHLATLRRWQAEDRVRYVGVTHYQTSAFAELERIVAHERVDVVQLPYSVAVRDAEQRLLPAARDAGVAVLVNLPFGGGGLLRRLAGEPLPGAVREWAGSWPQALLKFVLAHPAVTCVIPGTSNPRHMTDDAAAGTGRLPDAREREALVRALDL comes from the coding sequence ATGGACCGCCGCACCTTCGTCGCCGGGACGGCGGCGACGCTCGCCGCGCACGCCGCCGTCCCCGCCGTCACTCCGCCGCCCGCCGTCGCGATGGCGACGCGCCCGATCCCGCGCACCGGGGAGGAGCTCCCCGTCGTCGGACTCGGCACCTGGCAGACGTTCGACCCGCCGCGCCGCACGGCCGAGTCGCTGGCGCCGCTGGAGGCGACGCTCCGCGCGCTGCACGCGGCGGGCGGTCGCGTGCTCGACTCGAGCCCCATGTACGGCGCCTCGGAGTCGATCGCCGGCGAGCTGGCGGAGCGGGCCGGGCTGGGCGACGCGCTGTTCTGGGCCACGAAGGTGTGGACGCGCGGCGAGGCCGACGGCGTCCGGCAGATGGAGCAGTCCGCGCGGCTGCTGCGCCGGCGGCGCATCGACCTGATGCAGGTGCACAACCTCGTGGACTGGCGCACGCACCTGGCCACGCTGCGGCGCTGGCAGGCCGAGGACCGCGTCCGTTACGTGGGCGTGACGCACTACCAGACGAGCGCGTTCGCGGAGCTGGAGCGCATCGTCGCGCACGAGCGCGTGGACGTCGTGCAGCTCCCCTACTCGGTGGCGGTGCGCGACGCGGAGCAGCGGCTGCTCCCGGCGGCGCGCGACGCGGGCGTGGCGGTGCTGGTGAATCTCCCCTTCGGCGGCGGCGGGCTGCTGCGCCGCCTGGCGGGCGAGCCGCTGCCGGGCGCGGTGCGCGAGTGGGCCGGCAGCTGGCCGCAGGCGCTGCTGAAGTTCGTGCTCGCGCACCCGGCGGTGACGTGCGTGATCCCCGGCACCTCCAACCCGCGGCACATGACCGACGACGCAGCCGCCGGCACGGGCCGCCTGCCCGACGCGCGCGAGCGGGAGGCGCTGGTGCGGGCGCTGGATCTGTGA
- a CDS encoding universal stress protein, with translation MSDFTTDRARTVVAPVDGTAEGERALELAAVAARRLDAALELFHVVRPMPPLTVDPPLVAPTADAESLMQARADALAHAREYLATLARRIGGRMTIHTRLEEGEPAPAIVARAREHDAELLVLPTHARGTLARALLGSVALPVAREAPVPVLLVPPGAPAHATESWPAYVVLATEGDASAERALAQVAALCAPGAQAAILTILDPMVALTERLPREVVDEPDGLAPRLRAAGLAVVAEEAAHGRPAHAITEVATEEGAELLALATHPRHGAGDRLIEGSVAAAVVHRAPCPVWLTHAG, from the coding sequence ATGAGCGACTTCACGACTGACCGCGCACGCACCGTGGTCGCCCCGGTGGACGGCACGGCCGAGGGCGAGCGCGCGCTCGAGCTCGCGGCGGTGGCCGCGCGCCGGCTGGACGCGGCGCTGGAGCTGTTCCACGTCGTGCGGCCGATGCCGCCGCTGACGGTCGATCCACCGCTCGTCGCGCCCACCGCGGACGCCGAGTCGCTGATGCAGGCGCGCGCGGACGCGCTGGCGCACGCTCGGGAGTATCTCGCCACGCTCGCGCGGCGCATCGGCGGGCGCATGACGATCCACACGCGGCTGGAGGAGGGCGAGCCCGCGCCGGCGATCGTCGCCCGCGCGCGCGAGCACGACGCGGAGCTGCTGGTGCTGCCGACGCACGCGCGCGGCACGCTCGCGCGCGCGCTGCTGGGGAGCGTGGCGCTGCCGGTGGCGCGCGAGGCGCCGGTGCCGGTGCTGCTGGTGCCGCCCGGCGCGCCCGCGCACGCGACGGAGTCGTGGCCGGCGTACGTCGTGCTCGCGACCGAGGGCGACGCGTCGGCGGAGCGCGCGCTGGCGCAGGTCGCGGCGCTGTGCGCGCCGGGCGCGCAGGCGGCCATCCTCACCATCCTCGATCCGATGGTGGCACTGACGGAGCGGCTGCCGCGCGAGGTGGTGGACGAGCCGGACGGGCTGGCGCCGCGACTGCGCGCGGCGGGCCTCGCGGTGGTGGCCGAGGAGGCGGCGCACGGCCGGCCGGCGCACGCGATCACGGAGGTCGCGACCGAGGAGGGCGCGGAGCTGCTGGCGCTGGCGACGCATCCGCGGCACGGCGCGGGCGACCGGCTGATCGAGGGGAGCGTGGCGGCGGCGGTGGTGCACCGCGCGCCGTGCCCGGTGTGGCTGACGCACGCGGGATGA
- a CDS encoding energy transducer TonB — MLHELPESRRRRRRSTRGLVTSVVLHGGLIVLVVVGTARGDTAPPTPPDETIVYQAPPPVPDAPRAPEQPRESTTPARPDQPTAPALPQLPAPIEVPTEIPVPGPPTLPPDFFERRALGAPSEAVSGGARAGGGDAPADGVWASHLVERAVEPLRGVAPRYPETLRGAGVEGTAVAEFVVDTTGRVEAASVRFAERAHPLFEEAVRQALRGMRFRPAEAGGRAVRQLVRQPFVFALTR; from the coding sequence ATGCTGCACGAACTGCCGGAGTCCCGCCGTCGCCGCCGTCGCTCGACGCGCGGGCTGGTGACGAGCGTCGTCCTGCACGGTGGGCTGATCGTCCTCGTGGTCGTCGGCACCGCACGCGGCGATACCGCGCCGCCCACGCCGCCCGACGAGACCATCGTCTATCAGGCGCCGCCGCCAGTGCCCGACGCGCCGCGGGCGCCTGAACAGCCGCGCGAGTCCACGACGCCCGCGCGTCCGGATCAGCCGACCGCGCCCGCGCTTCCTCAGCTGCCGGCGCCGATCGAGGTGCCGACGGAGATCCCGGTGCCCGGTCCGCCGACGCTCCCGCCCGACTTCTTCGAGCGGCGCGCGCTCGGCGCGCCTTCCGAGGCGGTATCCGGTGGAGCGCGCGCGGGCGGCGGCGATGCGCCGGCCGATGGCGTGTGGGCGTCGCACCTGGTGGAGCGCGCGGTGGAGCCGCTGCGCGGGGTGGCGCCGCGCTATCCCGAGACGCTGCGTGGCGCGGGCGTCGAGGGGACGGCGGTGGCCGAGTTCGTGGTGGACACCACGGGCCGCGTGGAGGCGGCGTCGGTGCGGTTCGCGGAGCGCGCGCATCCGCTGTTCGAGGAGGCGGTGCGTCAGGCGCTGCGCGGGATGCGGTTCCGGCCCGCGGAGGCGGGAGGGCGGGCGGTGCGGCAGCTGGTGCGGCAGCCGTTCGTGTTCGCGCTGACGCGGTGA
- a CDS encoding Ig-like domain-containing protein, with protein sequence MRHRQQLLHIARTVALALVFALGLAGCGEGDPAPVGPPAVATVGLSSATPTIAPGDSLVVVAAPVDASGQPVPGAAVTWTWSDSLAIAGVADGATLRLRALRPATLQVFAHSGSASGALQLTVRFPEPSAMRVVVSTGDSLVVGGAPLVFVTVFDSLGRTVSDRQPLLTTADPTIAEIRFSSAGPRLHALAPGRTEVIATLGTLRASAAVRVWAPPRYVFPDTSVLLPGLARALRAQELPMDQQARVITADGWRTSAPGVATVSASGEVTAIAPGRATISAIVGPDTLRALVVVKPPAAPIEFVDVVPRAPCAVARDGGIYCWGSGSYGQLGTDEIVDRCESFQPFSGAGRMWWVRSAYRCSALPVRVQSASRFVAGSGNGSGVCGLTDAATVECWGYVPTAARTSTVPVPIAPGLRVAAVDGTCLLTTAGAVHCWGGWSAPIFGDESRTADLPRPVPSPVAFRQIGVGPSHLCGVTADGAVYCWGSNYAGQIGVADSPQAPGCFTACEPSPRRVEGVPPARLVRPVAFASTCALDLAGVARCWGQALTNGRRENSPLPAPIPDAPPFVSLASGGSAACGLTASGETWCWGSSFFRRDGTVGDLRERAERAAPDFPLRALSVDVGAACGLGVDGVLWCWGQGLLGDGVVPASPFAWRIARVAGQR encoded by the coding sequence ATGCGGCATCGGCAGCAACTGCTTCACATCGCGCGGACGGTCGCGCTCGCGCTCGTGTTCGCGCTCGGACTCGCCGGGTGCGGCGAGGGCGATCCCGCGCCCGTGGGTCCGCCCGCCGTCGCGACGGTGGGCCTCAGCAGCGCCACGCCGACCATCGCGCCGGGCGACTCGCTGGTGGTCGTCGCCGCCCCGGTGGACGCGAGCGGGCAGCCCGTCCCGGGCGCCGCGGTCACGTGGACGTGGTCCGACTCGCTGGCGATCGCCGGAGTCGCCGACGGTGCGACGCTGCGTCTGCGCGCGCTGCGTCCGGCCACGCTGCAGGTGTTCGCGCACTCGGGTTCGGCCAGCGGCGCGCTGCAGCTGACGGTGCGCTTCCCGGAGCCGAGCGCGATGCGCGTGGTCGTGTCGACGGGGGACAGCCTCGTCGTCGGTGGCGCGCCGCTCGTCTTCGTGACGGTGTTCGACAGCCTGGGACGCACGGTGAGCGACCGGCAGCCGCTCCTCACGACCGCCGATCCGACGATCGCGGAGATCCGCTTCTCGAGCGCCGGGCCGCGCCTGCACGCGCTCGCGCCCGGCCGCACCGAGGTGATCGCGACGCTCGGCACGCTGCGCGCGAGCGCGGCGGTGCGCGTGTGGGCGCCGCCGCGCTACGTCTTCCCCGACACGTCGGTGCTGCTGCCGGGGCTCGCGCGCGCGCTGCGCGCGCAGGAGCTGCCGATGGACCAGCAGGCGCGCGTGATCACCGCGGACGGCTGGCGCACGTCGGCGCCCGGCGTCGCGACGGTGAGCGCGAGCGGCGAGGTCACCGCGATCGCGCCCGGACGCGCGACGATCTCCGCGATCGTCGGTCCCGACACGCTGCGCGCGCTGGTGGTCGTGAAGCCGCCCGCCGCGCCGATCGAGTTTGTGGACGTCGTGCCGCGCGCGCCGTGCGCGGTCGCGCGCGACGGCGGCATCTACTGCTGGGGGAGCGGCTCGTACGGCCAGCTCGGCACCGACGAGATCGTGGACCGCTGCGAGAGCTTCCAGCCGTTCAGCGGCGCGGGGCGCATGTGGTGGGTGCGTTCGGCGTATCGCTGCAGCGCGCTCCCCGTGCGCGTGCAGAGCGCGTCGCGCTTCGTCGCTGGCAGCGGCAACGGCTCGGGCGTGTGCGGACTCACCGACGCCGCGACGGTGGAGTGCTGGGGCTACGTGCCGACGGCGGCGCGCACGTCGACCGTTCCCGTGCCGATCGCGCCGGGGCTGCGCGTCGCCGCCGTCGACGGCACCTGCCTGCTGACGACCGCGGGCGCGGTGCACTGCTGGGGCGGATGGTCGGCGCCGATCTTCGGCGACGAGTCGCGCACGGCCGACCTGCCGCGACCCGTGCCGAGCCCCGTCGCGTTCCGCCAGATCGGCGTGGGGCCGAGCCACCTGTGCGGCGTGACGGCGGACGGCGCGGTGTACTGCTGGGGCTCGAACTACGCGGGCCAGATCGGCGTCGCGGACTCGCCGCAGGCGCCGGGCTGCTTCACCGCGTGCGAGCCGAGCCCGCGGCGGGTGGAAGGGGTTCCACCCGCGCGGCTGGTGCGGCCGGTCGCGTTCGCGTCGACGTGCGCGCTCGACCTCGCGGGCGTCGCGCGCTGCTGGGGCCAGGCGCTGACGAACGGGCGGCGCGAGAACTCGCCGCTGCCGGCACCGATTCCCGACGCGCCGCCGTTCGTGTCGCTCGCGAGCGGCGGCAGCGCGGCGTGCGGGCTCACCGCGAGCGGCGAGACGTGGTGCTGGGGCTCGTCGTTCTTCCGGCGCGATGGGACGGTCGGCGATCTGCGCGAGCGCGCCGAGCGCGCGGCGCCGGACTTCCCGCTGCGCGCACTCTCGGTGGACGTCGGCGCCGCGTGCGGGCTCGGCGTCGACGGTGTGCTGTGGTGCTGGGGCCAGGGGCTGCTCGGCGACGGCGTGGTGCCGGCGAGCCCGTTCGCGTGGCGGATCGCGCGGGTGGCGGGGCAGCGGTAG